A stretch of DNA from Nitrosopumilus zosterae:
GTAGACAATGACGGAGTAATGGAGCCTTGCTATAATGATGCGGGACTTTTGGAGTGGCCGTTTCCTCCCCGTATGGAAGTTCATACTGAAAGAGAATGTAATAAGATATGCGCTGATGTTGAAAAACTTCCTCCTTGCACCAGTGACCGAACAGCATGTTTTAATCAAGATGCCCATCTATGTGATCCTTCTGGCTGGGAGTGTGGCGACAATGAAGGAATCTTTGAGGAAATTATAGAATATAACTCAGATGCAACTTCATATGATCTTCAAATGATGTTTGATGAAAAAGAGTCTGCAGTGGAATATTTTGTAGTAAATGGAAACACTGATCATGTAGAAATTGATATTCCTACTGATTTGATTGATGGCGTATTTATGATTCACGTTAATGGCGAAAATATAGATGATAAACGAGTATCTATTGATGGAAACAAAGTGATTGTAAATTATGGTCAAAACATTGAATCTGTAAAATTGTTTGGCTCTTATGATCTAGGTGGATAGAAAATGAAAACTAGATTTTTGTTCGGATCGCTGAAATAAATAATCTCACAATCCCTAACTATTTAATTCAAAGGTAGTATGAAAACTGGAGATATTTTATAAAAAATATTCTTGAATTGAATACAAAAAATCAGAACAGTTGAAAATCAATTGTTCTTCAATACTATCGTGGTTCTCAATCCAGTCTGTGCTGATTTTAACTGCTTCTCAACAAGATCTGCCTTTTGAGTCAAAGTGGCAACTCTTTCGTCGTCATTTAGTTTCTTGTATTGGTTAATCTTCTGATTAATTTCTGCCAGACCGTATATGTCAAATCTTGCTTATTAGACATTAAGAGATTGATTTCACTTTGAATCAAATCAACTCTCATTCTGTTTTTATCTTTCTTTTTTACTAGATACAAGTCAGATGATAAAAATGAACATTTATGATACAAAATCGATAATATGCAATAAATGCAATTCTTCCATCGGTGGGATTGAATTTGATGCAACAGTTACAATGCCCCTTTGTGGAAAATGTGTTAATCCGTTACCTGAAGTAAAAATGGTGATTCCTTCTGTTAACTGCCTTCACAATAATCCCTCACAGCAACTGTTGTTGAAAATAGCAAACGAGGTGAAATAGATAATGCGTTGTTCTAACTGTGGAAACCAAGCAAGCTGGAGAGATCCTGACTGTAACAAATGCGACAAGCCATTGCATCAAAAAAACTGCAAAGGAAAATCTACTGACTGCAAATGCCATCAAATTAATGAGCAATTATGGCAACAAAGAAAACTCGTAACAAATTCACAATAATCAACCGAGTACTAACATGCTTGTAGAAACAATTCAAACTGAAGACTTATCACAACTTGATAAACTGATCAACGAGATCATTGAACAAAGAACCGTGATGGACATTAAACTATCTGTCACTCCTTTTCGAGAAAAACTCGTGTATACTGCACTGATTATGCTAGATGAATAATTCTTTTTTTATTTTTAATCAAAAAGGCATACTATTTAATTCAAAAGTTTTTCATTAAGCCTGTATTTGATTAAAACATGGGAGACATAAAACAAGTAATTGTAGTTAGAACTGATCTAAAAATGGGGAAAGGAAAGATAGCTGCACAAGTAGGACATGCTTGTGTTCTTGGCGCAGAACATGTAAGAAAATCTCACCCTGAATGGTATGAAGAATGGTGGGGTGGACAAGAAAAAGTTGTACTCAAAGTGTCTGGAATTAAAGAATTGCAAGAAGTGAAAAGACATGCTATAGATTTGAATCTCCCCTGGTCTGAAGTTACTGATGCTGGCCATACGCAAATTGCACCCGGAACCACAACTTGCATCTCCATTGGACCTGCTCCTGAAAATTTGATTGACAAAATAACTTCCGATCTAAAACTCCTCTAGTTGGAATAAGATATAACAAGGCTAGATATTTTTTAAGACATGAAGAAAAAAGCCATCATCATAACAATATTTTTTGGTTTCATCTTGCTATCTTCAACTATTATGATTACACTTCCAAGTATAGTTCCAGAAGGGGACACACCCGAAATGACAATCACTGGCACACCTGCAGATAATTTCCCAGATGATCAACGTGCTCAATTTTGTGGTTCTGGTGATGCAAAGTCCACTGATTATGTTCAGGAATTCTCCATTCCAACTACATGCACAAATCCTTTAGCAATTGTGTCTGATTATGATGGAAATGTTTGGTTTGCTCAAACAAATACTGGTAATCTGGCAAAGTTTGATCCTGACACTGAAACATTCACTGAATATGATAACCCTTCTTGGCCCCAAGGAGGTCGTTCTATGATGTGGGGGATTGATTATGCTCCAGATGGGACTGTATGGTACACTGATGAGACATATGACTCTGTATGGAAGTTTTCAACCATTGATGAAAAATATGAGCGATTGTCCTATCCATCAGAAGGTAACTCATTGCCACAAAAACTCCAAGTTCACGGTTCACAAATTATTGTTAACGACTTTACTGGAAACAAAATCACATTCTTAGACCCAACCCAGTCTGATGACAATGTAAATTATCTTAGCATTCCTTCGCCGATTGATGACTCTGTAACTGCTGATTTTGCAGTTGACGAAAATAACAATGTCTGGTTTACAAATTGGTTATTCCAACAAGGGGGGGTTTTAGTTAAATTTGATCAAAATGGCTATTTTGATTCTGTTGCGAATTCTGATGAAGAACATCTCCCATTACTTGACTTTATTGAAATCTACCAATTGCCTCCTGAGTTACTTACTCCCAACGGTTCTGTAGTTGCTGATGACGGGACAATTTGGCTGGCGGATACGACAACATCGTACTTTTTTAATTTTGATCCTTTGACTAAAGTATTCACGCAATACGTTACATCTGATCCTTTGCCTAGCACATATGGAAACCAAACCGGAGTTGTAAAAACCCCTATTTCCAGACCATACTGGATAGAATCAGACGACCAGGGTAGGCTTGTTTTTAATGCGCAAACTGCAAACAACATCTCTGTCATGGATCCTAAATCTCAAAGCCTTGTAGAATATCACATTCCCTCAAAGAATCCCTATTGGGGAGACTGTGATCCTGGAACTGGATTGATGCTGGCTGATTGTGGCTTGGCACAAATCTTTGATTTTGCAATAGACGGTGAAAAAATTTGGTTTACCGAATGGGTTGAAAATAATATCGGTGTTGTTGACACTTCTGTCCCATTGCCTCTTGAAATTCAATTTGAATCTAATTCAATAACGCTTGCACCTGGAGAAACTAAGCACTTCAACTTTATTGTGTCGCCAAAATCACAAAAAGATCTGTTAGGCGTTTCATTAATTTTATCTCCAACTCATGATTTTCTAAATGTAGATCTTGTAAAAAATTCTCCAAAATCCTTCCAATTGGATTTTGATGCTCCACGTCCAATCCACACTTCTATACATGCTTCAGAAGATGCAATTTCTGGAACCTACAAAATTCTGCTTGGAGCACAATCCTCTGATGTTGCAATCAGTAAATTTGTTACAGTGACAATAGAGTGATACCTAATCTGGATTCCCAAATTGGAATCACCGTTTACAGCACTAATTTTTCTGGAATAGGAGGAAAAATTCGAGCCAAACCCGAAGATTTCCATGTGTCTGAAATTATTTCTGACAAAGTAAACAAATCCATAACTGATCAAGAAGGCTATGCCGTATACAAATTAAAAAAGAAAAAAATTGATACCAATCATGCCTTATCTGGTATTTTTAGAAAAAAAGGAATTCGCTTAAAGTCACTTGGACTAAAGGATGCATCAGCTATAACCGAACAATTTGTCTGCTCTGGAAATAAGGGCAAGGCCATTGAGGATTTCTCTACTGACAAATATTCTTTGGAAAAAATTGGCTATGTGAAAAAACCCCTGTCTAAAAAAGACATGATAGCAAATCATTTTAAAATTAAAATCTCTGACTGCTCAAACGATTTGTCTTCTTTCACTGAATATGACAAAGTCTTGAATTTTTACGGTTACCAGAGATTTGGTTCCAAAAGACCCGTAACTCATCTGATTGGCAAGGCCATTTTACAGCGAGATTTCAAAAAAGCTGTTGATTTGATTTTGTCTTTTACCTCTTCATATGATTCGAAGGAAAATACTGAGATTCGTGAAAAACTATCAGACAAGGCGAACTTTGAAAAATATTTTGATCAAGTTCCAAGTCAAATGGATGTTGAAAAAATTGTTCTAAAAGAAATGATTGAACATGACGATTATTTTGCCGCAATTAGAGCAATCCCATTATCTTTAAGACGATTCTACATCCAAGCGTATCAATCTTTTATTTTTAATCAGTCTCTAAGTATGGCATTTTTAGATGGTGAAAATCTTTTTGAGGCTCAACCAGGTGACGTGTGTTTTGATTTTAATGGAATAATTGGCAAGTATGTGAAAGGCCTGGATCAACGATTGGCATTGCCTTTTGTAGGTTATTCATATTACAAAAAAACAAGATTTGATCATCAAATATCTAAAATATTGAGTAACGAGGAAATTACACCAAAGGATTTTTTCCTCAAAGAGATGCAAGAAGTAAGCAATGAGGGTGGCTTTAGACAGGCTGCCTTGCATTGCTTTGATTATTCGTCTCAAGGAAATACTGTGGAATTCTCTCTCTCACGCGGTATGTTTGCAACAATCTTGTTAAGGGAAATTATGAAACCTGAGGATCCAATGACTGCCGGTTTTTGAGATCATCTTCATATTTTCTTAGATGTCTTTAAGTTGGTGTTTTTTTAAGACAATTTGATTTACATGGAAAAGGCGTACATGCTAATCAGTTGTGAAATTGGTGAGGAACAATTACTCTATTCTCAATTAAAAGAAATCCCTGAGGTAAAAAGTTGCTTGATTACTTATGGCAGCTACGATATTGTTGCAGAATTTACCACAGATACTCCTGCACAAATGAACGAAGTCATCACAACCAAAATAAGAAAACTACAAAAAATTCGAAGCACCATAACACTGCGTGTAATAAACTAGGCTTTTTTTAAAACTGTGATTGCAATCCCTATTCCAATCATGATCAATCCTGTGATTACAATCTGAATTCCATAAGTAATCCAATCGGGATTGGAATACATGAATGAAGATTCTGGTCCAACCACTGATTGCCCTTGAAGGTGAAAAATAATCCCAAACACACTGATAATTCCACCTATTATTACAATGAAGATACCCTTTCTCACAAAATCTCTACATTCATGAGACTAAAAAGGGTAAACAGAATTGATAATTTGACCAAATGATTTTTCGATTCTCTCTTTAATCATATTCCTTCGAGTCCATAAAATGTACGATTGGGATGCCACCTATCAGTCAAGCCGCCACAAATATCTGGGATTTATATTATTTTCATCTTCTGCATTACTTGCAATAATCCTCTTTCTAATCTTTCATCCGCAGATAGAATCCATCAATAAAGAATCCCCAATTTTGATCAATCTCATGTTCCTGCCTGCAATGGCAATCGGATTTCTTTATGGCGTCAGAATTACTGAAAGGGCAGTCAATCCCGGAGAAATCCGCAGCCCAATTAAAAGATCTATTGTAAAAATATTCTTGTTCTTTTTTGTAATGGGTGGAATGTTCAGCTCTGTGAACTTTGCAATTAATGGAGGTAGTGTGATGCCTGAAGTTTCAATTTTAGATGATGGACTTTTGCCTTGGCTAAATGAATTTGTCAGTGCAAACGGTGGTGCTACTTTCTTGATCATTACTAGTATCACGTTGATGGCATCTGCTACTAAACGAATTGTTGGAATGAACTCTGGATTTTTAAACAGGATGGTGACATTTGTTGGAACCTTTGTATTTATGACCATTCTTGTTTTGAGTTTCACAAAATCTGATCCTACATCGTCAGGAGTTTTCTTGTACACTTTTTATCATGCAGGAATTGTTGGCGGGGCATTTTACGCAATGAACAAGCTTACAAAGAATCAAAACATGATTGAAGATTTTACTAACGGTTACTGAACTATTTACCCAAGTCTACATAAATCCCAGAAATTTCATTGTTGATTCTATCCCAATATTTTTCACATCCTTCTGTTTTGAAATCATTTAATTTGCATTCATTGAAATGATGTGTATTTTCTCTTTGTATGTTATCTGCAAAAAGTACGTCTGAGCCAATCGCTAATGCTAGTAGGCCTACTGCAGCAAGACTAGCTGATACTACAATCATGCTATATCCAACTTTAGCATAATTATGAGGCTCTTTCATTTACAGAAAATCAAAAACCCTTGAATTTAATCTTTTCAAGTTTGGATTTTGCGATCAATTTGTAGATACTAGTATGCTTTTTGGGAAAAAAAGAAAAGACAGTAGTTGAAAAGTTCTGCATTGAGCATTCAAATTCTTCAGTATGAATTTCTTGGTCCTATCCCTCTTGATGAGTGGGGCCCTCCAATGGAAAAACTGGTGTATATTATCTTGTCAAAAGACCAAGATAAATTTAATATTCTTTATGTTGGTGATTGTGAAAAAACCGATGACAAGTCGTTTTTTGTCCAAAACCCTGATTTCAAATGCTGGGTTCAAAAATCAGGCTCAGAAAAATCATTATATCTTGCAATCCTACCGCTGTTTGAATCCAGTAAAGAACGCAGACAAAGTGTGCTAAATAAGATATTTTCACGCTATAAACCTCCTTGCAATTCCACTGAACCTCCAAAGGCAGAGCCTGATTATGTTGTAAGAAAATCTGAAATAAATTCAGAAGACCAAAAAATTTCTTGTCCGTGCTGTGGCTCTGAAATGAAAGCAGAACAAATACTTGAAAAATCTACTGTTTATCGTTGTACTAGCTGTGGATTAAGCGATACGAGACTCAACTCTTAACTTTGTTTTGAACATCAAACAACTGTAATGTCAACAAGTCTATTGCTTTTTTCAAATGCTGAAACTCATTAATTGAATGCATTTGACCCTCCACTAACGCTCTCATAATTTTGATTGAATTTTTTTGATAATCATCAGATGCTACAATCTCCATTGCGTTTATTTTTGATAGCAAGTTGTCCAATTCTTTAATCATTTCATCTGATGGCTTGTGTTTGTCCATGAATATCGTAGACTGATTTTGTATATGAATTGTTACAATAAATCTTCGTCAATCTCTTGAATTGGATCCAAGTATTGCTGACATGTACAAGTGGGGATTTGGCATTTTCCTACTTTGATGATTGAGTTGCTATTCTCATTTGGCGAATGCGCTTCATTTGTATGGTGGCATCGGTTACAGTTCATGATGGAACACCATCTTCCTTGATATTGAATTTGCAAGTCAAGGTATCAAGACTGCCCTGGCTTCAATTTCGGAATCTTTTAGCTTTTTGAGTACTTTGTTCGCATTTTCAAGTGGAAAGACTTGAGATATTACCTCGATGTTGTTTTCATCACATATCTTAATCACTTGTTCCATGTCTTTTGTAGACCCTATCAAAGTTCCCCTGATTGTTTTTTCTTCAAATGCCATAAAGGACGGATTTTTTCCTACTGTTGCAATCACAATGAGGCCTCCTTTCTTTACTGATTTAATTGCAGTATCTGTGGCAATATCCGATGGTGCAAAAACTATGGCCGCATCTAGCATTCCGTGTTTGTTTTTTAGTTTGTTCAAAAACTCTTCTTGATTCTCAGAAAATGTCATTGCATCAATTGCACCTAGCCTCTTTGCCACATCAAGATGCTTTTGAGTTCTTGAAAATGCAATTACGTCGCAATTTTCGACTTTGGCAAATTGCACTGCCATATGACCAACTCCTCCAATCCCAAAAATTCCAATTTTTTTGTGCGATTTTGGTTCTGCAGCTTTTACTGCTTTGTATGCCGTGATGCCGGCACAAAACAACGGTGCTGCATACTCTGGTTTCATATGTTGGGGAACTTTGATTGCAAAATCTTCTGTAACTGTAATGTATTCTGTATAGCCTCCTTTGAAAGATTCGCCTGTAATTATTGATGACTCGCAAAGATACTCTTTTCCTTCTTTGCAATATTGACATTCTTTACATGCCTCTAACAGTGGAGTGATCCCTGCCCTGTCTCCGACTTTGAATTTGGTTACGGCATCTCCGATTTGAATTACTTTTCCCACAAGTTCATGACCTGGGACTGTGGGAAGCATTGGCGGAATTCCGATATCTTTCCAGTCCCCCTCTATGCCATGAAGCTGTGAATGGCAAACTCCGCAAGCTTCTATTTTTAGTAATATCTCATTTGATCTTTGAATTTCATGTCTATCAATTTCTGTTAATTTCAACGGATTTGTCTCAATTTTGGCACATTCAAAAAGCACCATCGCACGCATTTTTTCCATGTTCTACTCATTCAAGCACGAAATTTTAACATTCGCTCATTAGAAAAATAAAGGACTAGTACCAAATTTTCTCATGAATGAAATTACCGATGAAGATCGTGAAAGGGTAAAATTATTGCAACAAATCACTTCCTCTAAAAATGAGTTCAAGAAATTATCTCTGGAACAATTACAGCGATTGCAAGAACTAATTGAAAAAAAAGATTACAGTCATGACAAAAAGGCACATAAATCAAAAGTGAAATTGCTGGGAAAAATCAATGTTAGAATTTATGAATTAACTGAAGGTCGTGGAATTTGGGGTTGATCGACCAATTAAGTACTAATATTCTAGCAACTATGATTATTTGTGGCAGAAAACAATCTAATTCATGAAACCAGTCCATATCTTCTTCAACATGCGCATAATCCTGTGGAATGGTATGGGTGGAATGAAACTGCATTAAAAAAAGCAAAAGATGAAAACAAGCCAATCTTTCTCAGTATAGGGTATAGCTCGTGTCATTGGTGTCATGTAATGGCTCATGAATCATTTGAAAACGAGGATGTTGCAAAATTCATGAATGAAAATTTTATTAACATAAAGGTCGATCGGGAAGAACGACCTGACATTGATGATATCTATCAAAAAGTATGTCAGATAGCAACAGGACAAGGCGGTTGGCCATTGAGTATTTTTCTTACACCTGATCAAAAACCATTCTATGTGGGCACTTATTTCCCTGTTTTGGATTCTTATGGACGTCCAGGTTTTGGAAGCATCTGCAGACAACTCTCACAAGCATGGAAAGAAAAACCAAAAGACATTGAAAAATCTGCTGAGAAATTTCTTGATGCTTTGCAAAAAACAGAGACTGTTGCGGTTTCGACAAAATTAGAACGTGTAATTCTTGATGAGGCTGCCATGAATTTATTTCAAATTGGCGATCCAACTTTTGGCGGGTTTGGTTCCGCACCTAAATTTCCCAATGCTGCTAACATTTCCTTTATGTTTCGTTATGCAAAACTGTCTGGCCTCTCAAAATTCAACGAATTTGCGCTCAAGACTCTCAGGAAAATGGCAAAGGGCGGGATTTTTGATCAGATAGGTGGCGGATTTTCCAGATATTCTACTGATGCAAAATGGCTGGTCCCTCATTTTGAAAAGATGCTGTATGATAATGCATTGATTCCTGTCAATTATGCTGAGGCATATCAAATTACAAAAGATCCCTTTTACCTTGATGTGCTGCAAAAGACGCTAGATTTTGTTTTACGTGATATGACTTCACCTGAAGGCGGATTTTATTCTGCATATGATGCCGATTCTGAAGGCATAGAAGGAAAATTTTATGTCTGGAAAAAAAGTGAGATTAAAGAAATTCTAGGTAATGATGCTGATCTGTTTTGTCTTTACTTTGATGTTACTGATGGGGGGAATTGGGAAGGAAACAATATTTTGTGTAACAATCTTAATCTCTCAACTGTGGCATTTAATTTCGGAGTTACGGAACAAAAGGCTCAAGAAATTATTAATTCTTGTTCTGAAAAATTACTCAAAGTTCGTTCTGCAAGGGTTCCTCCTGGTTTGGATGATAAAATCCTGGTCTCATGGAATTCTTTGATGATCACTGCATTTGCAAAAGGCTACCGTGTTACAAATGATGCGAGGTATTTGGATGCTGCAAAAAACTGTATTTCTTTTATTGAAAACAATCTTTTTGATGGTGATAAATTACTACGAACTTACAAAAACGGTTCTGCCAAAATTGACGGATATCTTGAAGACTATTCTTATTTTATCAATGCGTTACTAGATGTATTTGAGATTGAACCTGACAAGAAATATCTCGAACTGGCACTAAAATTAGGCAACCATTTGGTGGATCATTTTTGGGATTCAAGTACCAACAGCTTCTTTATGACCTCTGATAATCATGAAAAACTAATCATTCGACCAAAGAGTAATTATGATTTATCTTTGCCCTCGGGAAACTCTGTTTCTGCCTTTGCGATGCTAAGATTGTATCATTTCTCCCAAACGCAAAACTTCCTTGATGTTTCTACAAGAATTATGGAATCTCAGGCCCAGATGGCTGCAGAAAACCCTTTTGGATTTGGATATTTGCTCAATACCATTTTTTGTTATTTGCAAAAACCACTTGAAATTACTATTATCAATATGGAAAATTCGAATATATGCAACACCCTTTTTACCACTTTTTTGCCTAATTCCTTTATCGTGACAATTCACAATTCTTCTCAATTAGATGGTCTTTCCAAGTATCCTTTCTTTGCTGGAAAAACTTTCAAAGATAAAACTCTGGTCTTTGTATGCAAGGATTTTACTTGTTCTTTGCCATTACAGTCCATTGATGAAATAAATTCACATCTTTAGATTTTTTTCAAGTTCACATCAATCGTATTTCCAACTTGAGGTCTTCCCATATTGTCATATCTTGACTTTGGCATTGCTATTGTGATTTGTGTCTGCTGATATGATTTGATATTTACGGTTGGCTGTGCTTGTAAAATAGCTTCAAGTAATGGCATTACTTGTTCTTTTGTTTCCTCATCTAGTCTTTTTGAAACATTTTCTATGATCATCTGTTTTTGTGAGATTGGTTCAGTTGACACATCTTCAATCAATGTTAACTGCACCATTTGGCCATTATCTACTATTTGTGTAATTTTGAATTCGTTTGTTGCCGACAATATTCTATTTGATTTTTTTGATGATTTATCTTTAACGAATTGAAAAATACAATGCAATTACTGCAGTAGCTACAGCTGCACTTACTCCCAATCCAAATATGATCTTACTGCCATCAATTTTCATAACTCTGCTTCATTTTGTCAGGATTAAACTGTAATGGTCTCTTGTTTTTCTAAATCCGTCCACTGATGATTTCTACGTAAGTGTTTTAATAGAAAAATCCCATTTTTTGTTATCACAAGTTAAAAAAACTGTGTCCATACCATACGCGGAACAACCCTTTCTAAAAAGAGTGCCTATTGGGCACTCCCATTACAATCCTGAATTATCAGTTGTAATGTCTTGATTATCGTCTGTTTCTTTTTTACTATCTTCAAATTTACGTGGCTCCAAAATGGCTTTTTTGATCAGCGGGGCACGTTCTTTTATTATTTTATTAAACTCCTTCATGTCTTCTAAACTTGGAGTCTGTTGTTGATTTTGATATGCTTGCAAAAACCCTGAATACACACATCCTGTAATTATTCCAAATGCTGTGTCTGGAACTGATTCTATCTCTGGCACAAAATTATC
This window harbors:
- the truD gene encoding tRNA pseudouridine(13) synthase TruD, which codes for MIPNLDSQIGITVYSTNFSGIGGKIRAKPEDFHVSEIISDKVNKSITDQEGYAVYKLKKKKIDTNHALSGIFRKKGIRLKSLGLKDASAITEQFVCSGNKGKAIEDFSTDKYSLEKIGYVKKPLSKKDMIANHFKIKISDCSNDLSSFTEYDKVLNFYGYQRFGSKRPVTHLIGKAILQRDFKKAVDLILSFTSSYDSKENTEIREKLSDKANFEKYFDQVPSQMDVEKIVLKEMIEHDDYFAAIRAIPLSLRRFYIQAYQSFIFNQSLSMAFLDGENLFEAQPGDVCFDFNGIIGKYVKGLDQRLALPFVGYSYYKKTRFDHQISKILSNEEITPKDFFLKEMQEVSNEGGFRQAALHCFDYSSQGNTVEFSLSRGMFATILLREIMKPEDPMTAGF
- a CDS encoding lyase encodes the protein MKKKAIIITIFFGFILLSSTIMITLPSIVPEGDTPEMTITGTPADNFPDDQRAQFCGSGDAKSTDYVQEFSIPTTCTNPLAIVSDYDGNVWFAQTNTGNLAKFDPDTETFTEYDNPSWPQGGRSMMWGIDYAPDGTVWYTDETYDSVWKFSTIDEKYERLSYPSEGNSLPQKLQVHGSQIIVNDFTGNKITFLDPTQSDDNVNYLSIPSPIDDSVTADFAVDENNNVWFTNWLFQQGGVLVKFDQNGYFDSVANSDEEHLPLLDFIEIYQLPPELLTPNGSVVADDGTIWLADTTTSYFFNFDPLTKVFTQYVTSDPLPSTYGNQTGVVKTPISRPYWIESDDQGRLVFNAQTANNISVMDPKSQSLVEYHIPSKNPYWGDCDPGTGLMLADCGLAQIFDFAIDGEKIWFTEWVENNIGVVDTSVPLPLEIQFESNSITLAPGETKHFNFIVSPKSQKDLLGVSLILSPTHDFLNVDLVKNSPKSFQLDFDAPRPIHTSIHASEDAISGTYKILLGAQSSDVAISKFVTVTIE
- a CDS encoding thioredoxin domain-containing protein; translation: MAENNLIHETSPYLLQHAHNPVEWYGWNETALKKAKDENKPIFLSIGYSSCHWCHVMAHESFENEDVAKFMNENFINIKVDREERPDIDDIYQKVCQIATGQGGWPLSIFLTPDQKPFYVGTYFPVLDSYGRPGFGSICRQLSQAWKEKPKDIEKSAEKFLDALQKTETVAVSTKLERVILDEAAMNLFQIGDPTFGGFGSAPKFPNAANISFMFRYAKLSGLSKFNEFALKTLRKMAKGGIFDQIGGGFSRYSTDAKWLVPHFEKMLYDNALIPVNYAEAYQITKDPFYLDVLQKTLDFVLRDMTSPEGGFYSAYDADSEGIEGKFYVWKKSEIKEILGNDADLFCLYFDVTDGGNWEGNNILCNNLNLSTVAFNFGVTEQKAQEIINSCSEKLLKVRSARVPPGLDDKILVSWNSLMITAFAKGYRVTNDARYLDAAKNCISFIENNLFDGDKLLRTYKNGSAKIDGYLEDYSYFINALLDVFEIEPDKKYLELALKLGNHLVDHFWDSSTNSFFMTSDNHEKLIIRPKSNYDLSLPSGNSVSAFAMLRLYHFSQTQNFLDVSTRIMESQAQMAAENPFGFGYLLNTIFCYLQKPLEITIINMENSNICNTLFTTFLPNSFIVTIHNSSQLDGLSKYPFFAGKTFKDKTLVFVCKDFTCSLPLQSIDEINSHL
- a CDS encoding alcohol dehydrogenase catalytic domain-containing protein — its product is MEKMRAMVLFECAKIETNPLKLTEIDRHEIQRSNEILLKIEACGVCHSQLHGIEGDWKDIGIPPMLPTVPGHELVGKVIQIGDAVTKFKVGDRAGITPLLEACKECQYCKEGKEYLCESSIITGESFKGGYTEYITVTEDFAIKVPQHMKPEYAAPLFCAGITAYKAVKAAEPKSHKKIGIFGIGGVGHMAVQFAKVENCDVIAFSRTQKHLDVAKRLGAIDAMTFSENQEEFLNKLKNKHGMLDAAIVFAPSDIATDTAIKSVKKGGLIVIATVGKNPSFMAFEEKTIRGTLIGSTKDMEQVIKICDENNIEVISQVFPLENANKVLKKLKDSEIEARAVLIP
- the pth2 gene encoding peptidyl-tRNA hydrolase Pth2; this translates as MGDIKQVIVVRTDLKMGKGKIAAQVGHACVLGAEHVRKSHPEWYEEWWGGQEKVVLKVSGIKELQEVKRHAIDLNLPWSEVTDAGHTQIAPGTTTCISIGPAPENLIDKITSDLKLL
- a CDS encoding Lrp/AsnC ligand binding domain-containing protein: MEKAYMLISCEIGEEQLLYSQLKEIPEVKSCLITYGSYDIVAEFTTDTPAQMNEVITTKIRKLQKIRSTITLRVIN